In one Bacillus sp. PK3_68 genomic region, the following are encoded:
- the pepT gene encoding peptidase T encodes MKREIIDRFTSYARIDTQSDESSDTTPSTPGQWTLLRMLEEELKQIGMQEVNLDENGYLMATLPSNTTKDVPVIGFLAHVDTATDFTGKNVQPQIVDNYDGADILLNKSLSVILSPRDFPELSKYKGHTLITTDGTTLLGADNKAGVTEIMTAMHYLIQHPEIKHGKIRVAFTPDEEIGRGPHKFDVAAFQAEFAYTVDGGPLGELQYESFNAAGAQVTFYGKNVHPGSAKGKMINSAKIAMELNEKLPADEAPEHTEGYEGFYHLISLHGDVEKTEMHYIIRDHDKEKFQARKDVFRQIVKDLQNKYGEERIVLELNDQYYNMKEKIEPVKEVVDIAYEAMTNLGIEPIVEPIRGGTDGSQLSYMGLPTPNIFTGGENFHGRFEYASVDNMEKAVKTIIEIAKLFEEKA; translated from the coding sequence ATGAAAAGAGAAATCATTGACCGATTTACTTCCTATGCCAGAATCGATACACAATCAGATGAAAGCAGCGACACGACCCCTTCTACACCAGGACAATGGACATTATTGCGCATGCTTGAAGAGGAGCTGAAGCAAATCGGCATGCAAGAAGTGAATCTGGATGAAAATGGCTATTTAATGGCTACGCTTCCATCCAATACAACGAAAGATGTTCCCGTCATCGGCTTTCTTGCTCACGTAGATACAGCGACAGATTTTACCGGCAAAAATGTACAGCCGCAAATCGTTGACAATTATGATGGTGCAGACATCCTATTAAACAAATCATTATCCGTTATTTTGTCACCGAGAGACTTTCCCGAACTGTCAAAGTATAAAGGCCACACACTCATCACCACTGACGGCACCACGCTGCTTGGCGCAGACAATAAAGCTGGTGTAACAGAAATTATGACAGCCATGCACTATTTAATTCAGCATCCGGAAATTAAACACGGAAAAATCCGTGTCGCTTTTACTCCAGATGAAGAAATCGGCAGAGGGCCTCACAAATTTGACGTGGCTGCTTTTCAGGCTGAATTTGCTTATACCGTCGATGGTGGACCGCTCGGTGAACTACAATATGAGAGCTTTAATGCAGCCGGAGCCCAGGTAACGTTTTATGGAAAAAATGTGCATCCTGGATCAGCTAAAGGAAAAATGATCAATTCCGCAAAGATTGCTATGGAACTGAATGAAAAGCTGCCTGCTGATGAAGCCCCTGAACACACAGAGGGTTACGAAGGTTTTTATCATCTCATTTCCCTTCACGGTGATGTGGAAAAAACTGAAATGCACTATATTATTCGTGATCATGACAAAGAAAAGTTCCAAGCACGCAAAGATGTATTCAGGCAAATTGTGAAAGACCTACAAAACAAATATGGAGAAGAACGAATTGTGTTGGAATTAAATGACCAATATTACAATATGAAAGAAAAAATTGAGCCGGTAAAGGAAGTCGTAGATATCGCTTATGAGGCGATGACCAACTTGGGCATCGAGCCGATTGTTGAACCGATCCGTGGTGGAACCGATGGCTCTCAGCTCTCCTATATGGGTCTGCCAACGCCTAACATCTTTACAGGCGGTGAAAATTTCCACGGCCGTTTTGAATATGCTTCAGTTGACAACATGGAAAAAGCAGTGAAGACCATTATCGAAATCGCTAAACTATTTGAAGAAAAAGCGTAA
- a CDS encoding catalase, whose product MKKNEHKETVQGNLKNEQLEQFRVDHKGEKMTTNQGLRVSDDEHSLKAGNRGPTLMEDFQFREKMTHFDHERIPERVVHARGFGAHGYFQVYEPMTEYTKAKFLQDPSVKTPVFVRFSTVAGSRGSADSVRDVRGFATKFYTEEGNYDLVGNNIPVFFIQDAMKFPDLVHSFKPEPHNEMPQASTAHDTFWDFVANNTESAHMVMWAMSDRAIPRSYRMMEGFGVHTFRFVNEQGKARFVKFHWKPVLGVHSFVWDEAQKLAGRDPDFHRRDLWEAIEMGDYPEFELGVQMIEEEEEFNFDFDILDPTKLWPEEVIPVKIIGKMTLNRNQDNVFAETEQAAFHPGHVVPGIDFSNDPLLQGRLFSYTDTQLIRLGGPNFHQIPINRPVAPVHNNQREGYHQMNIDKGQVSYHKNSLQENDPRPASEEEGGYVHYQEKMEGKKVRQRSDSFKDHYSQAKLFWNSMTDIEKEHIIEAFHFEVGKVQSKEVRQQVVDVFANVDEELAAAIAAGIGAEVPAGRTASKVTLSSPALSQEKNKKKSAATRKVAVLAADGFDNLTVEPLMQALKGAGVHPEIVSNHVGMVTSADGQQQEAKHSFLTSDPVIFDAVYVAGGKASVEQIKGNPKAAEFIKDAFKHFKTVGAAAEGGELLIIAGVQSGSDPGVVIAHDPKELEAFSKSFITALAEHRHWSRQL is encoded by the coding sequence ATGAAAAAAAATGAACATAAAGAGACCGTACAAGGCAACTTAAAGAACGAGCAATTGGAACAATTCCGTGTAGATCATAAAGGAGAAAAAATGACGACTAATCAAGGGTTGCGAGTGTCAGATGATGAGCATTCTCTAAAGGCGGGCAACCGGGGACCGACGTTAATGGAGGATTTTCAATTCCGTGAGAAAATGACCCACTTTGACCATGAACGGATTCCGGAAAGGGTCGTTCATGCACGCGGCTTCGGGGCACATGGTTATTTCCAAGTGTATGAGCCGATGACAGAGTACACGAAAGCAAAATTTCTCCAGGACCCTTCTGTGAAAACCCCTGTGTTTGTCCGCTTCTCTACCGTCGCAGGTTCACGCGGCTCAGCCGATTCGGTTCGCGATGTAAGAGGGTTTGCGACAAAATTCTATACAGAAGAAGGAAACTATGACCTCGTTGGCAATAACATTCCGGTTTTCTTTATTCAAGATGCAATGAAGTTTCCGGATCTAGTTCATTCTTTTAAACCGGAGCCGCATAATGAAATGCCACAGGCTTCTACAGCGCATGATACATTTTGGGACTTTGTTGCTAATAATACAGAATCAGCTCATATGGTGATGTGGGCCATGTCCGACCGAGCTATTCCGCGCAGCTATCGAATGATGGAAGGCTTTGGTGTTCATACATTCCGCTTTGTGAATGAACAAGGGAAGGCACGCTTCGTGAAGTTTCACTGGAAGCCGGTGCTCGGCGTTCATTCATTTGTTTGGGATGAAGCGCAAAAGCTGGCTGGCCGTGACCCGGATTTTCATCGCCGAGATTTATGGGAAGCCATTGAAATGGGGGATTACCCAGAGTTTGAGTTAGGCGTGCAAATGATCGAAGAAGAAGAGGAATTTAATTTTGACTTCGATATTTTAGATCCGACAAAACTATGGCCGGAAGAAGTGATACCGGTAAAAATTATCGGGAAAATGACGTTAAATCGCAATCAGGACAACGTCTTTGCAGAGACGGAGCAGGCCGCTTTTCACCCGGGCCATGTCGTACCGGGCATCGATTTTTCTAACGACCCGCTGTTACAAGGCCGCTTATTTTCCTACACAGACACGCAGTTGATTCGTTTAGGCGGACCGAATTTCCACCAAATTCCGATTAACCGTCCTGTGGCACCAGTCCACAATAATCAACGTGAGGGCTATCACCAAATGAACATTGATAAAGGGCAGGTAAGCTATCATAAAAACTCACTGCAGGAAAATGATCCACGCCCTGCTTCCGAAGAGGAAGGTGGATATGTGCATTATCAGGAAAAAATGGAAGGCAAAAAAGTCCGCCAGCGCAGCGACAGTTTTAAAGATCACTATTCGCAGGCCAAGCTGTTTTGGAATAGCATGACAGATATAGAAAAAGAGCATATTATTGAAGCCTTCCATTTTGAAGTGGGCAAAGTACAGAGCAAAGAGGTAAGACAGCAGGTTGTCGATGTCTTTGCCAATGTCGATGAAGAATTGGCAGCAGCCATTGCCGCGGGCATCGGAGCAGAGGTGCCAGCAGGAAGAACGGCTTCGAAAGTAACGCTTTCTTCTCCCGCTTTAAGTCAGGAAAAAAATAAGAAAAAGAGTGCAGCAACACGCAAAGTGGCTGTCCTGGCGGCAGATGGCTTTGATAACTTAACAGTTGAGCCTTTGATGCAGGCATTAAAAGGAGCAGGAGTTCACCCGGAAATTGTCAGCAACCATGTCGGCATGGTTACAAGCGCCGACGGACAGCAGCAGGAAGCGAAGCATTCTTTCTTGACGAGCGACCCGGTTATATTTGACGCTGTTTATGTAGCGGGAGGGAAAGCAAGCGTTGAACAAATAAAAGGTAATCCAAAAGCGGCTGAATTCATTAAAGATGCCTTTAAGCATTTTAAAACAGTTGGCGCGGCGGCAGAAGGTGGCGAGCTTTTGATTATAGCAGGAGTGCAGAGCGGATCAGATCCCGGCGTCGTTATTGCACATGATCCGAAAGAGTTAGAGGCATTCAGCAAATCGTTCATCACAGCTTTAGCTGAACACCGCCATTGGTCCCGCCAACTATAA
- a CDS encoding glutamine synthetase family protein, protein MVATQQRLTKERVLQIVEEQQIEFIRIEFLDYTGVTRGRTIRKDSLQGAMEKGVNFSTAIMDFTMFDTYVPDPTYGTQGGDFFAIPDPETFAVLPHRKQTARMFCDLVDENGNPWEGCPRSALKRLLHKAEALLGGKLFMAYEQEAYLLKEEDGKLVPADNSTCFSSDGVDIQEDFVQKFTETIGKMGVETEQISSEYGPGQLEINLKYDHCLKATEDQITFKQLFKHLARDMGMVGTLAPKPFNDFAGSGLHVHMSLYNEETNLFKDLNDEKGLELSENAYHFIGGILHHGRSIVAIGAPTMNSYKRMVPGSWAPAHVCYGSGNRSVLIRVPEKRRERRFEFRGADGTCNPYLLSAALIAAGLHGIRKRIDPGEPLEVDAGSLSNNELEAMGIEWVPRNLEEAMDSLAKDTILADSIGRPIWQEFIKVKREEWNKHFYRIDEWERSQYAVLY, encoded by the coding sequence ATGGTCGCTACTCAACAAAGATTAACTAAAGAACGGGTGCTGCAAATAGTAGAAGAGCAGCAAATTGAATTTATTCGCATTGAATTTTTAGACTATACGGGCGTGACAAGAGGAAGAACCATCCGGAAAGATTCTTTACAAGGTGCTATGGAAAAAGGGGTCAACTTTAGTACAGCCATTATGGATTTTACGATGTTTGACACTTATGTGCCTGACCCAACATATGGCACACAAGGCGGCGACTTTTTTGCCATACCGGACCCGGAAACATTTGCTGTTTTGCCGCATAGAAAACAGACGGCAAGAATGTTCTGTGATTTAGTAGATGAAAACGGCAACCCTTGGGAAGGGTGCCCGCGGAGCGCATTAAAGCGTCTGCTTCATAAAGCGGAAGCTCTCCTTGGCGGGAAATTGTTCATGGCTTATGAACAGGAAGCGTACTTATTAAAAGAAGAGGACGGCAAGCTTGTCCCGGCCGATAACAGCACTTGCTTCTCATCAGACGGAGTGGATATCCAGGAGGATTTTGTTCAGAAGTTTACGGAAACTATCGGGAAAATGGGCGTGGAAACGGAGCAAATTTCCAGTGAATACGGCCCCGGACAGCTGGAGATCAATTTGAAATACGACCATTGCTTAAAAGCAACCGAAGACCAAATTACATTTAAGCAATTGTTTAAACATTTAGCGAGAGATATGGGCATGGTAGGCACGCTCGCGCCGAAACCGTTTAATGATTTTGCTGGAAGCGGCTTGCATGTTCATATGAGTTTATATAATGAAGAAACCAATTTATTTAAGGATCTTAATGATGAGAAGGGACTTGAACTCTCAGAAAACGCCTACCATTTTATTGGAGGGATTCTTCATCACGGCCGTTCCATTGTTGCAATTGGAGCTCCGACAATGAATTCCTATAAACGGATGGTTCCAGGCTCCTGGGCACCTGCTCACGTTTGCTACGGTTCAGGTAATCGCTCTGTTCTCATTCGTGTACCGGAAAAAAGACGGGAAAGAAGATTTGAGTTCAGAGGAGCAGACGGCACCTGCAATCCGTATTTGCTGTCAGCTGCTTTAATCGCAGCCGGTCTTCATGGCATTAGAAAACGGATCGATCCAGGCGAGCCGCTTGAAGTGGATGCAGGCAGCTTAAGCAATAATGAATTAGAAGCAATGGGGATTGAGTGGGTTCCCCGCAATCTTGAGGAAGCGATGGATTCATTAGCTAAAGACACCATTTTAGCGGACAGTATCGGCCGGCCAATTTGGCAGGAATTCATCAAGGTGAAAAGAGAAGAGTGGAACAAACATTTTTATCGCATAGATGAATGGGAAAGAAGTCAATATGCTGTGCTGTACTAA
- a CDS encoding M20 family metallopeptidase produces the protein MSNPFVKVENEQVEGVIQIRRHLHQYPELSFQEFQTADYIKSILQEWEIPYQSIGETGVLVDISGKESGRAIGLRADIDALPIHEQTDLSYSSKHDQVMHACGHDGHTAILLGAVYELNKIKDELPGTVRCIFQPGEEADGAAKALIEQGALSNPEIEAMVGLHLWPHLPFGTVGIKYGGMTASCDDFKITITGKGGHSARPHQAIDAITIAVSIIQSLQSMTVKRFNPVEPVVIHIGKIHGGEASNVVASTVVLEGTARAMNNSLRGEIYQEVLKVCRAAELQWEARVEVDYALGHPPIVNNEAMTRQFEEVASGLLGEEKVISLKEPSMGADDFGYFSVKVPSIYFRLGIHKENEPVYDLHHSKFQFDDSILKTGVELYVNYALSLLLDGREK, from the coding sequence ATGAGCAATCCATTCGTGAAAGTGGAAAATGAACAAGTAGAGGGCGTTATTCAGATACGACGACATTTACACCAGTATCCGGAGCTGTCGTTTCAAGAATTTCAGACTGCTGATTATATTAAATCTATTCTGCAAGAGTGGGAGATTCCATACCAATCAATTGGTGAGACAGGTGTACTTGTCGACATTAGCGGAAAAGAAAGCGGACGTGCCATCGGTTTAAGGGCGGATATTGATGCCCTGCCTATTCATGAGCAAACGGATTTGTCGTATAGCTCTAAACATGATCAAGTCATGCACGCTTGCGGGCACGATGGCCATACTGCCATCTTGCTAGGGGCTGTTTATGAGTTGAATAAAATAAAAGATGAGCTTCCGGGTACAGTCCGATGCATCTTTCAGCCTGGTGAAGAGGCTGATGGAGCAGCGAAAGCCTTAATTGAGCAAGGGGCGTTAAGCAACCCGGAAATAGAAGCGATGGTCGGCCTGCATTTGTGGCCTCACCTTCCTTTTGGCACAGTTGGAATTAAGTACGGCGGCATGACAGCTTCGTGCGATGATTTCAAAATTACGATTACGGGAAAAGGGGGACACAGCGCCCGTCCGCATCAGGCAATAGATGCGATTACCATTGCTGTGTCGATTATCCAGTCTCTTCAAAGCATGACAGTTAAACGCTTTAATCCAGTTGAGCCGGTTGTTATCCATATCGGCAAGATCCATGGCGGTGAGGCGAGCAATGTGGTAGCTTCAACAGTCGTACTCGAAGGAACAGCGAGGGCTATGAATAATAGTCTGAGGGGAGAAATTTATCAGGAAGTTTTAAAGGTTTGCCGGGCAGCCGAGCTGCAATGGGAAGCACGAGTAGAAGTCGACTATGCGCTTGGGCATCCACCGATTGTCAATAATGAAGCGATGACAAGGCAGTTTGAAGAAGTGGCTTCCGGCCTTCTTGGAGAAGAAAAGGTTATTTCTTTAAAGGAGCCTTCCATGGGTGCTGACGATTTTGGTTACTTTTCTGTCAAAGTTCCGAGCATTTATTTCCGGCTTGGTATTCATAAAGAGAACGAACCTGTTTATGACTTGCACCATTCGAAATTCCAATTCGATGATTCTATTTTAAAAACAGGAGTCGAATTATACGTCAACTATGCTTTATCACTTTTACTGGATGGGAGAGAGAAATAA
- a CDS encoding amino acid permease gives MGELKKQPVLDLQPERTLTFWHIWALGVGAVIGDGIFLLMGQGIAMAGPSSILAYLIAGISQFFLVIALTEMAVGMPNAGAMSFWVERFMGKSWGFLAGITFAIGWIIAGGSVGLALGKITMWFFPQLEASWWPAAFTVFFLTLFAFINVLGAATTARFQLYLVLILTGVMVLFALIGLKDIDFANYTPMFPHGVEGFWGAVPLGTYAYLGAVTLATAGAECINPQRDLPRGLIWSSVTFLVLYTLAHFVLQGIIPSNEVTMDSSPFTVAAGKVFGIAGAFIMNIAAWIAAATCILMGTLYAASRIFYQQAREGLLPGFLGYLHPKKHTPVYAIITIWAITVVLVLIGQFNPDFIYVELTNQMVLAWLVSWTLALISGILYRKNHKEEIEKLPWKQPLYPLFPILGFIGIAIVLYGTFVGSMMTLVRGFIWLAALYILFRIFNKKVFQTSQVSSGGGQHEQSIRESGK, from the coding sequence ATGGGAGAGTTGAAAAAGCAGCCGGTCCTTGATTTACAGCCGGAACGTACTTTAACGTTTTGGCATATATGGGCTCTCGGTGTTGGTGCAGTAATTGGTGATGGGATCTTCCTGCTGATGGGGCAGGGGATCGCCATGGCAGGTCCAAGTTCAATCCTAGCCTATTTAATTGCTGGCATTTCACAATTTTTTCTTGTTATTGCATTAACAGAAATGGCGGTCGGCATGCCGAATGCCGGAGCTATGTCCTTTTGGGTAGAAAGGTTTATGGGGAAATCCTGGGGCTTTTTGGCGGGAATTACGTTTGCTATTGGCTGGATCATTGCAGGAGGAAGTGTAGGGCTAGCCTTAGGGAAAATTACCATGTGGTTTTTCCCGCAGCTCGAAGCAAGCTGGTGGCCTGCTGCCTTCACCGTCTTTTTCCTGACGTTGTTCGCATTTATTAATGTGCTGGGAGCTGCTACGACTGCTCGGTTCCAATTATATCTCGTACTAATTTTAACGGGCGTAATGGTGCTGTTTGCTTTGATTGGTTTAAAAGATATTGATTTTGCAAACTACACGCCGATGTTTCCGCATGGAGTGGAAGGATTCTGGGGAGCGGTTCCGCTTGGCACCTATGCTTACCTAGGAGCGGTTACATTAGCCACAGCCGGTGCAGAGTGTATAAATCCGCAAAGAGATTTGCCAAGAGGGCTGATTTGGTCAAGTGTCACATTCTTGGTTTTATATACCCTTGCCCATTTTGTTTTGCAAGGAATTATTCCGTCTAATGAGGTAACGATGGACAGCTCGCCGTTTACTGTGGCGGCTGGAAAGGTGTTTGGTATTGCCGGGGCATTTATCATGAATATAGCTGCCTGGATCGCCGCTGCTACCTGTATTTTAATGGGAACGCTTTATGCCGCTTCTCGAATTTTCTACCAGCAGGCGCGAGAAGGGCTTTTACCAGGCTTTTTAGGATATCTTCACCCGAAAAAACATACACCTGTTTATGCGATCATCACTATTTGGGCGATCACTGTTGTTCTCGTATTAATCGGTCAATTTAATCCTGATTTCATCTATGTAGAACTGACAAACCAAATGGTTCTAGCTTGGCTCGTGTCCTGGACGCTTGCTTTGATTTCGGGTATCCTGTACCGGAAAAACCATAAAGAAGAAATTGAAAAGCTGCCGTGGAAGCAGCCGTTGTATCCGCTCTTTCCAATCCTGGGCTTCATTGGAATCGCCATCGTTCTTTATGGAACATTTGTCGGCTCGATGATGACGCTTGTGAGAGGATTTATTTGGCTAGCAGCATTATACATTTTGTTCAGAATATTCAATAAGAAAGTGTTTCAAACATCACAGGTAAGCAGTGGAGGAGGTCAGCATGAGCAATCCATTCGTGAAAGTGGAAAATGA
- a CDS encoding amidohydrolase family protein, whose product MQKVTLDGIKVVDVHAHPFREQREPENPVDFLRKLSLSVIPEMFTNIEDVEKFQPYPGTNMWIQILFRHMAKYLNCEPDLPSIVEARNKKAKNFPDYTKELFADANLEGLIMDFGYPQPPINRDDFQQMSGAQIWEIHRIEPVMVELGKQKLSFEEFIEKYRDNLEKALKRDGVVGLKTIIAYRSGLEISNKDGKAAASAYEEFLLNEKAPAKAMRDYCFHIAMEECTRADKFMHIHTGIGDGEVVLSKASPSFLLDTFRKPEYKETKIHLVHGGYPWMEEAAFIVSILPNVYMDISLQNPFTGHGVERIISQVLELAPFDKVMYGSDAFTVPEMNWLGVKLFKDCFERVLSDWVEKDYMDADQAHYIGEMILYKNFENIYKVKI is encoded by the coding sequence ATGCAAAAAGTGACGCTTGACGGTATAAAAGTAGTAGACGTTCATGCCCATCCATTTCGAGAACAACGGGAACCAGAGAATCCAGTTGATTTTCTTAGAAAGCTATCCTTATCAGTTATTCCTGAGATGTTCACAAACATAGAGGATGTGGAAAAGTTTCAGCCCTATCCCGGTACAAACATGTGGATTCAAATTCTATTCCGCCATATGGCTAAGTATTTAAATTGTGAGCCGGATTTGCCTTCGATTGTGGAGGCGCGGAATAAGAAAGCAAAAAACTTTCCTGATTACACGAAAGAATTGTTTGCAGATGCGAATTTAGAAGGATTAATCATGGATTTTGGCTATCCACAGCCGCCGATTAACCGCGATGATTTTCAACAAATGAGCGGAGCGCAGATTTGGGAAATCCATCGAATTGAACCGGTGATGGTGGAGCTTGGAAAACAAAAGCTTTCGTTCGAAGAATTTATCGAAAAGTACCGTGATAACTTGGAAAAAGCGCTCAAAAGGGATGGAGTAGTCGGCTTAAAAACAATTATAGCTTACCGAAGCGGGCTGGAGATCAGCAATAAAGATGGAAAAGCCGCAGCCTCTGCTTATGAAGAGTTTTTATTAAATGAAAAAGCCCCAGCCAAAGCGATGCGCGATTACTGTTTCCATATCGCCATGGAGGAATGTACAAGGGCAGATAAATTTATGCATATTCATACGGGCATTGGTGATGGAGAGGTTGTGTTATCAAAGGCTAGTCCTAGCTTTTTGCTCGATACATTCAGGAAGCCGGAATACAAGGAAACAAAGATCCATTTAGTCCACGGAGGCTATCCTTGGATGGAGGAAGCCGCTTTTATCGTTAGTATTCTGCCGAATGTATATATGGACATTTCTTTGCAAAACCCGTTTACAGGACATGGTGTCGAACGAATAATTTCTCAAGTGCTAGAGCTCGCTCCGTTCGATAAAGTGATGTATGGGTCGGACGCTTTTACAGTACCGGAGATGAACTGGCTCGGTGTGAAATTATTTAAAGATTGTTTCGAAAGAGTGTTAAGTGACTGGGTGGAAAAAGACTACATGGATGCTGACCAAGCTCATTATATTGGAGAAATGATTTTATATAAAAACTTTGAAAATATTTACAAAGTCAAAATTTAA
- a CDS encoding sigma 54-interacting transcriptional regulator encodes MNKTPSAIQLTDFWSSAFEGIILTDETGRILSLNRIARGFFSETATDDLIGSSVTDFIFSSDLEKCFINKQNMRNVSLSIGTNQLLANVRFMDDDSTLLVMKNVTQLHQLTFQLNQLKKQFRLFDTILDHIDEGICVIDNEKKVVFYNRKLGELETLEPNSVRGQYYLDVFKEADEHSDPLLNSLLTERMLTNRETFFSNQGKEYSVVIKSKPIHLGKEKIGALAIVRDLSEIKKLTSTIQNLQVTEKKPSVPQKKKQNNTRFTFKDIIFGSSHMRQTINKAIRASRSSSNILVYGETGTGKELIVQSIHNESPRKNAPFFAHNCAAIPENLLESILFGTVSGTFTGAVDRPGLFEQANGGTILLDEINSMGISLQAKLLRAIQEKKIMRLGSTKEKSVDVRVIATMNETPEEAIKNKHLREDLFYRLGVVTIHVPPLRKRKEDISLLTEHFIRKHARLLDIEVEGLTEEAKDVLLGFHYPGNVRQLEHIIEGALNLMIDESIVTTEYLPAAIKFDTPEETPFSAAEEMEPTFSDTLPAQVEKLERKLIIKALQETDYHITNAAEKLGISRQNLNYKIKKLSIPIHK; translated from the coding sequence ATGAATAAAACACCTTCAGCTATTCAACTTACCGACTTTTGGTCTAGTGCATTTGAAGGTATCATTTTGACAGATGAAACCGGTCGTATTTTGTCGCTAAATCGTATTGCCCGTGGTTTCTTCTCCGAAACAGCAACCGATGACTTGATCGGCTCTTCTGTCACCGACTTTATTTTTTCTAGTGATCTCGAAAAGTGCTTTATCAATAAACAAAACATGCGTAACGTTTCCTTGTCCATCGGCACCAATCAATTGCTTGCCAATGTGCGTTTTATGGACGATGATTCTACCCTGCTCGTCATGAAAAATGTAACTCAACTTCATCAATTAACCTTTCAATTAAACCAGCTGAAAAAACAGTTCCGGCTTTTTGATACGATATTAGACCACATTGATGAAGGAATTTGTGTCATTGATAATGAAAAGAAAGTTGTATTCTATAACCGTAAGCTTGGAGAGTTAGAAACGCTCGAGCCAAACTCTGTAAGGGGACAATATTATCTTGATGTATTTAAGGAAGCAGATGAGCATTCAGATCCTTTATTAAACTCACTTTTAACCGAAAGAATGCTGACAAATAGAGAGACCTTTTTTTCTAATCAGGGAAAGGAATACTCCGTTGTCATTAAAAGCAAACCAATTCATCTTGGCAAAGAAAAGATTGGCGCACTGGCTATTGTTAGAGACTTATCGGAAATCAAAAAGTTAACTTCTACTATTCAAAATTTACAGGTGACAGAAAAGAAGCCTTCTGTTCCCCAAAAGAAGAAACAGAACAATACACGCTTTACATTCAAGGATATTATTTTCGGCAGCAGCCACATGCGCCAGACAATCAATAAAGCGATTCGTGCTTCCAGATCCTCTTCAAACATTCTCGTTTATGGAGAAACAGGCACTGGCAAAGAACTGATCGTTCAAAGCATCCATAATGAAAGCCCGCGAAAGAATGCGCCCTTCTTCGCACACAATTGTGCAGCTATTCCCGAAAATTTGCTTGAGAGCATCCTATTTGGGACAGTTTCTGGTACATTTACCGGTGCAGTAGATAGACCGGGCTTATTCGAACAAGCAAACGGTGGCACGATATTGCTGGATGAAATTAACTCAATGGGAATCAGCCTGCAAGCCAAACTGCTCAGGGCCATTCAAGAGAAAAAAATTATGCGGCTTGGTTCAACGAAAGAAAAAAGTGTGGATGTACGGGTGATCGCTACAATGAACGAAACACCGGAAGAAGCGATTAAAAATAAGCACTTACGCGAGGATTTATTTTACCGTTTAGGTGTAGTTACTATCCATGTGCCTCCTCTGAGGAAGAGAAAGGAAGATATCTCCTTGCTTACTGAACATTTTATCCGTAAACATGCCCGGCTTCTTGATATTGAGGTTGAAGGACTGACAGAGGAAGCAAAAGACGTGCTGCTCGGCTTTCATTATCCCGGCAATGTCCGGCAGCTAGAACATATTATTGAGGGCGCCTTAAATTTAATGATCGATGAAAGCATTGTCACAACTGAATATTTACCTGCGGCTATTAAATTTGACACCCCCGAAGAGACACCCTTTTCAGCTGCAGAAGAAATGGAACCTACTTTTTCAGACACCCTTCCAGCTCAGGTTGAAAAATTAGAGAGAAAGCTAATTATAAAGGCTTTGCAGGAAACAGATTATCACATCACAAATGCAGCCGAAAAACTTGGGATTTCCCGCCAAAATTTAAATTATAAAATAAAAAAACTATCAATACCAATTCATAAATAG